One stretch of Oncorhynchus keta strain PuntledgeMale-10-30-2019 chromosome 18, Oket_V2, whole genome shotgun sequence DNA includes these proteins:
- the LOC118371326 gene encoding 39S ribosomal protein L44, mitochondrial-like has product MASGYIVSRGVLTFGIHYHHVCRNVLLTQTREKKRWMKAYTLLMERKLKIEGLPPPKPRSQKPNWDYHAEVQAFSRRLKENFSPELLKTAFVNPCYIQSEKERRQALGVDSETAALVLGDNIQLNTQGLEFTKSFLSDWCRASFPSLPSKGVVAIVSHLTSHPVVCHVARNLAIEDLTMSAQFPVPDEVLHSTFLAVIGALQESSGAERAGLFLRDFLVTQLVGKDLFEIWSVVNPMGLLVEELSKRNVALPEPRLTRSAGAGTVLPLYFVGLYSDKKLFAEAPGETVLAAEEEAARVALRKIYGCTENRRPSNFSAAEEQLGLLPSILQQQLKDMSPQAL; this is encoded by the exons CTAACGTTTGGAATTCACTATCATCATGTTTGTAGAAATGTACTCCTTACACAGACCCGAGAGAAGAAGCGATGGATGAAAGCATACACTCTTTTGATGGAAAGAAAGTTGAAGATAGAAGGACTTCCACCACCCAAGCCACG CTCTCAAAAACCTAACTGGGACTACCATGCAGAAGTCCAGGCATTCAGCCGCCGCCTTAAAGAAAACTTCTCCCCAGAGCTCCTGAAGACAGCCTTCGTGAACCCCTGTTACATTcagtcagagaaagagaggaggcaggcaCTCGGCGTGGACTCTGAAACGGCCGCTCTGGTCCTGGGGGACAACATTCAGCTGAACACACAGGGCTTGGAGTTCACCAAAAGCTTCCTGTCTGACTGGTGCAGGGCCAGCTTCCCTAGCCTGCCCAGCAAAGGAGTGGTTGCCATTGTCAGCCACCTGACCAGTCATCCAGTAGTTTGCCATGTGGCGCGGAACCTCGCCATCGAGGACCTAACTATGAGCGCTCAATTCCCTGTCCCTGATGAAGTATTGCACAGTACGTTCCTCGCTGTGATCGGAGCACTCCAGGAAAGCAGTGGAGCTGAGAGAGCAGGCCTTTTCCTTCGA GATTTCCTGGTCACCCAGTTGGTAGGTAAAGACCTATTTGAAATATGGTCGGTGGTGAACCCCATGGGGCTGCTGGTGGAGGAGCTGTCCAAGAGGAACGTGGCCCTCCCAGAGCCTCGTCTCACCAGGTCGGCCGGTGCCGGCACCGTGCTCCCACTCTACTTTGTAGGGCTGTACAG TGATAAGAAGCTTTTTGCAGAGGCTCCAGGGGAGACAGTTCTGGCTGCAGAGGAGGAGGCGGCACGCGTGGCCCTGAGGAAAATCTATGGCTGCACTGAGAACCGGAGACCCTCTAacttctctgcagcagaggagcAGCTCGGACTCCTACCCTCAATCCTTCAGCAGCAGCTAAAGGACATGTCACCCCAAGCACTATAA